From a region of the Malania oleifera isolate guangnan ecotype guangnan chromosome 12, ASM2987363v1, whole genome shotgun sequence genome:
- the LOC131144302 gene encoding cytochrome P450 710A11-like — translation MDSFLLSSLPSTNPYVYIFTLLALLVLLEQIWYLKKKRLLPGPPLVVPFLGNAIPLVRNPTKFWELQSSFAKSSPLGLSANYLFGRFIVFVRSSDLSHKIFANVRPDAFLLVGHPFGNKLFGEHNLIYMMGQDHKDLRRRIAPNFTPKALSTYASLQQKIILKHLILWEKLSSENNPVALRFLCRDMNLETSQTVFVGPYLNVESRERFNVDYNFFNVGLMKLPIDLPGFAFRDARLAVGRLVNTLSACAKQSKVRMERGGEPECLIDFWMQETVKEVAAASEAGEPVPPHSGDAEIGGHIFDFLFASQDASTSSLLWAVTLLDSHPEVLAKVREEVARIWSPESGQPITVEQLREMKYTEAVAREVIRFRTPATLVPHIAGEDVPLTESYTVPKGTIVFPSVFESSFQGFTDPDRFDPDRFNERRQEGRVYKTNFLAFGAGAHQCVGQRYAMNHLVLFIAMFTSLMDFKRHRTDGCDEIAYVPTICPKDDCKVLISRRCAGYPSLS, via the coding sequence ATGGATTCTTTCCTCTTGAGCTCCCTCCCCTCCACAAACCCTTACGTCTACATCTTCACCCTCCTAGCTCTACTTGTTCTGCTAGAACAGATCTGGTACTTGAAGAAGAAGCGCTTGCTCCCTGGTCCTCCTCTGGTCGTCCCCTTCCTCGGAAACGCCATCCCCCTGGTTCGCAACCCCACCAAGTTCTGGGAGCTCCAGTCCTCCTTCGCCAAATCCTCCCCCCTTGGCCTCTCCGCCAACTACCTCTTCGGCCGATTCATCGTCTTCGTCCGCAGCTCTGACCTCTCCCACAAGATATTCGCCAATGTTCGCCCCGACGCCTTTCTCCTCGTCGGCCATCCCTTCGGCAATAAGCTCTTCGGCGAGCACAACCTCATCTACATGATGGGTCAGGACCACAAAGACCTCCGCCGCCGAATTGCCCCCAATTTCACCCCCAAAGCCCTCTCCACCTACGCTTCCTTGCAGCAGAAGATCATCCTCAAGCACTTAATCCTCTGGGAGAAGCTCTCGTCGGAGAACAACCCGGTCGCCCTCCGCTTTCTCTGCCGGGACATGAACCTCGAAACTTCCCAGACCGTTTTCGTCGGTCCGTACCTGAACGTGGAATCCAGAGAAAGGTTCAATGTTGATTACAATTTCTTTAATGTGGGACTGATGAAGCTCCCAATCGACTTGCCTGGTTTCGCGTTTCGAGACGCGAGGCTCGCCGTTGGCCGGCTGGTAAATACATTGAGTGCCTGCGCGAAGCAGAGCAAGGTGAGGATGGAGCGCGGCGGGGAGCCCGAGTGCTTGATTGATTTCTGGATGCAGGAGACGGTGAAGGAGGTCGCCGCGGCGTCGGAGGCAGGGGAGCCGGTGCCGCCGCACTCCGGCGACGCCGAGATTGGCGGCCACATCTTCGACTTCCTCTTCGCCTCGCAGGACGCCTCCACTTCGTCGCTGCTGTGGGCGGTGACGCTGCTGGACTCCCACCCCGAGGTTCTAGCCAAGGTCAGGGAAGAAGTCGCCCGCATCTGGTCGCCGGAATCCGGCCAGCCAATAACCGTCGAACAGCTGCGGGAGATGAAGTACACGGAGGCGGTCGCGCGCGAGGTGATCAGATTCCGAACTCCGGCGACGCTAGTCCCTCACATTGCGGGCGAAGACGTTCCGCTGACGGAATCTTACACCGTTCCGAAAGGAACGATCGTCTTCCCTTCCGTCTTCGAGTCGTCGTTCCAGGGATTCACGGACCCGGACCGGTTCGACCCGGACCGGTTCAACGAAAGGAGACAAGAAGGCCGGGTTTACAAGACGAACTTTTTGGCGTTCGGGGCTGGGGCACACCAGTGCGTGGGGCAGAGGTACGCAATGAACCACCTGGTGCTGTTCATCGCCATGTTCACGTCGCTGATGGACTTCAAGAGGCACAGAACGGACGGCTGCGATGAGATCGCGTACGTGCCCACCATTTGCCCAAAAGACGATTGCAAAGTTCTCATCTCGAGGCGGTGCGCAGGCTATCCCTCCCTATCTTGA